A window from Phaenicophaeus curvirostris isolate KB17595 chromosome 13, BPBGC_Pcur_1.0, whole genome shotgun sequence encodes these proteins:
- the STARD8 gene encoding stAR-related lipid transfer protein 8 isoform X2, translating to MPLLEFFWACFKRAKCFTLLEDKKDAEIEAKKACEWLRAAGFPQYAQLYEDSLFPLDIAAVKKDHSFLDQDSLKSLCRRLMTLNTCASMKLEVHFQRKQNEDSEEEDLCAISDRWAFQRDSKRWSRVGSVDVLSQGSEVLSSTMRLASSRESVLTDLSTNPEAVSLHSSGSTGGTLGVRAVSPGPPSPIPADAAIAASSRSMSEHSLPEQPSGGGEGSKEKLKKRRSRSFLKRIESLRRKDKEKTSPEEKAAAHSSISTTQGWGSLKTSGDFAAPKASSPKRGISASFHGKKHFFSVSYRTNRLLGSGGSKVSSDSKRSGVYLEDYKTAGTASGDWAAGECQHRHTHRGDCLVYIPRDHKPGTFPKSLSIESLCPLGSSSLSHWKSGNAPVRLVGGGRAGSSSSVEGSSSPRGFACHRRRGSCSSLGSRVSVYDNVPEFGSSEDFCQEDGEVTYENLDDILQHMWGLQQKVELWYKAISPDLAGEEGGEEEEEEESDSGGEPSNLHFEERSMSDVGTSASDFDSTGNSLNEAEEIEMRERRDSGVGASLTRPCRKLRWHSFQNSHRPSLNSASLEINRQSSAQLNLLQKCSLLRLTAIMEKYSVPHKQAWTWTVPKFMKRSKVPDYRDKMVFGVPPIINVQRTGQPLPQSIQQAMRYIRSQCLDQVGIFRKSGVKSRIQALRHMNETSPDNVNYDGQSAYDVADLLKQYFRDLPEPIFTSKLTDTFLQIYQFVSKEQRLQAVQAAVILMPDENREVLQTLLYFLSDIASAEENQMTAGNLAVCLAPSIFHLNISKKESTSPRVMHKRGTMGKPDQKDLNENMAATQGLSHMITDCKKLFQVSHDILLQLSSSYMAADAYPHPLADFVCQGENKALHSYFEQSVQNLLKESSEKFKGWLSTPGPLNTELSCKKVGDGHPLRLWKVSTEVEAPPATVLHRVLRERHLWDEDLLQSKVVEALNKNMEVYHYVTDSMAPHPRRDCVVLRHWRTDLPRGACLLISISVEHDKLPAEGGVKAVVLTSQYLMEPSTMGRSRVTHICRADLRGRSPEWYNKVFGHLCAMELVRIRDSFPVLSPSGPETKI from the exons aaatTGAAGCCAAGAAAGCGTGTGAGTGGCTGCGAGCTGCGGGATTCCCTCAGTATGCCCAGCTTTACGAAG aCTCATTGTTCCCTCTCGACATCGCTGCTGTGAAGAAGGACCACAGCTTCCTGGACCAGGACTCCCTCAAATCCCTGTGCAG GAGGCTGATGACCCTGAACACATGTGCCTCCATGAAGCTGGAAGTCCACTTTCAGCGTAAACAG AATGAAGACTCCGAAGAGGAAGACCTGTGTGCCATCAGTGACCGATGGGCTTTTCAGCGGGACAGCAAGAGGTGGTCGCGAGTGGGGTCCGTCGATGTCCTCTCCCAGGGCTCCGAGGTCCTAAGCTCCACCATGCGGCTGGCGTCCAGCCGCGAGAGCGTCCTCACGGACCTCAGCACCAACCCAGAGGCCGTGTCCCTGCACAGCAGTGGCAGCACGGGGGGCACGCTGGGTGTCAGAGCCGTGTCGCCCGGCCCTCCATCCCCCATCCCCGCTGATGCTGCCATCGCCGCCTCCAGCCGCAGCATGAGTGAGCACTCCTTGCCCGAGCAGCCCTCGGGTGGCGGAGAGGGCTCCaaggagaagctgaagaagCGACGGTCTCGCAGCTTCCTGAAGAGGATTGAATCCCTCCGAAGGAAGGACAAAGAGAAAAccagcccagaggagaaggcagCCGCACACAGCAGCATCTCAACCACACAGGGATGGGGCTCCCTGAAGACTAGTGGGGACTTTGCAGCCCCAAAGGCCAGCTCCCCTAAAAGAGGGATCTCTGCCTCTTTCCATGGCAAAAAACACTTCTTCTCGGTATCGTACAGGACTAACCGCTTGCTAGGCTCAGGCGGGAGCAAGGTGAGCTCTGACTCGAAACGCAGCGGAGTCTACCTGGAGGACTACAAAACGGCTGGTACAGCCAGTGGTGACTGGGCTGCCGGGGAGTGCCAGCACCGGCACACGCACCGGGGCGACTGCTTGGTCTACATCCCCCGGGACCACAAACCCGGCACCttccccaaatccctctccaTCGAGAGCTTGTGTCCCTTAGGCAGCAGCTCCCTGTCCCACTGGAAATCGGGGAACGCGCCCGTCAGGCTGGTGGGCGGTGGCAGGgccggcagcagcagcagtgtggaGGGCTCATCCTCACCACGGGGCTTCGCCTGCCACCGCCGTCGCggctcctgcagctccctgggcagccgggTCAGTGTGTACGACAACGTGCCGGAGTTCGGCAGCAGCGAGGATTTCtgccaggaggatggggaggtgaccTACGAGAACCTCGATGACATCCTGCAGCACATGTgggggctgcagcagaaggtggAGCTCTGGTATAAAGCCATCTCCCCTGACctggctggggaggaggggggcgaggaggaggaggaggaggaatcgGACTCAGGAGGGGAACCCTCCAACCTGCACTTCGAAGAGCGATCCATGTCAGATGTCGGCACCTCTGCCAGCGACTTTGACAGCACGGGCAACTCCCTCAATGAGGCCGAAGAGATCGAGATGCGGGAGCGCCGGGATTCAGGCGTGGGAGCATCGCTCACAAGGCCCTGCAG AAAGCTGCGCTGGCACAGTTTCCAGAACTCGCACCGGCCCAGCCTGAACTCTGCTTCCCTGGAGATCAACCGCCAGTCCTCTGCCCAGCTCAACCTGCTCCAGAAGTGCTCGCTGCTCCGTCTCACAGCCATCATGGAGAAGTACTCCGTGCCCCACAAGCAAGCCTGGACGTG GACTGTGCCCAAGTTCATGAAGCGAAGTAAAGTCCCCGACTACAGAGACAAGATGGTCTTTGGGGTGCCACCCATCATCAACGTGCAGCGGACGGGGCAGCCGCTGCCGCAGAGCATCCAGCAGGCTATGCGCTACATCCGCAGCCAGTGCCTGGACCAG GTTGGCATTTTCCGAAAGTCGGGGGTGAAGTCCCGGATTCAGGCACTCCGGCACATGAACGAAACCAGCCCCGACAACGTCAACTATGACGGGCAGTCGGCGTACGATGTGGCTGACCTGCTGAAGCAGTATTTCCGTGACCTGCCAGAGCCCATCTTCACCAGCAAGCTGACGGACACCTTCCTGCAGATCTACCAGT TTGTGTCGAAGGAGCAGCGGCTGCAGGCGGTGCAGGCAGCCGTGATCCTCATGCCGGATGAGAACCGGGAAGTGCTGCAGACCCTGCTCTACTTCCTGAGCGACATCGCCTCAGCGGAGGAGAACCAGATGACGGCTGGGAACCTGGCCGTGTGCCTGGCCCCCTCCATCTTCCACCTAAACATCTCCAAGAAGGAGAGCACCTCGCCGAG GGTGATGCATAAGAGAGGCACCATGGGGAAGCCTGACCAGAAGGACCTGAATGAGAACATGGCTGCGACTCAAGGGCTCTCCCACATGATCACCGACTGCAAGAAGCTCTTCCAG GTTTCCCATGACATCTTGCTCCAGCTGAGCAGCTCCTATATGGCGGCGGATGCTTACCCCCATCCCCTGGCTGACTTTGTGTGTCAGGGGGAAAACAAGGCTTTACACTCCTACTTTGAGCAGAGTGTCCAGAACCTGCTGAAAGAGTCGTCGGAGAAATTCAAGGGGTGGctgagcaccccagggcccctGAACACGGAGCTCTCCTGCAAAAAG GTTGGGGACGGGCACCCTCTGCGCTTATGGAAGGTCTCCACAGAGGTCGAGGCCCCTCCTGCCACGGTGCTGCACCGGGTGCTTCGGGAGCGTCACCTGTGGGATGAGGacctgctgcagagcaaagTGGTGGAGGCGCTGAACAAGAACATGGAGGTGTACCACTACGTGACGGACAGCATGGCTCCCCACCCGCGCCGCGACTGCGTGGTGCTCCG GCACTGGCGCACGGACCTGCCGCGGGGAGCCTGCCTGCTCATTTCCATCTCGGTGGAGCACGACAAGCTGCCAGCTGAGGGAGGTGTCAAAGCTGTCGTGCTGACTTCCCAGTACCTCATGGAGCCCAGCACCATGGGCCGCTCCAGGGTGACCCACATCTGCAGAGCTGACCTCAG GGGCCGATCTCCCGAGTGGTACAACAAGGTCTTTGGCCACCTCTGCGCCATGGAGCTGGTGAGAATCCGAGACTCATTCCCAGTCCTGAGTCCCAGTGGCCCCGAGACGAAGATCTGA